One Vibrio sp. 16 genomic window carries:
- the sixA gene encoding phosphohistidine phosphatase SixA — MKIFIMRHGEAEHYAPSDAERELTDRGRSASVAVAKACAQQGFQQFDKVIVSPYIRAQQTWQEISTYLSAKSIETNEDITPYGQAEEVADYLQAVADLEKLDSVLLVSHLPLVGYLTAEFVPGMVPPMFPTSGLICIDYSLEKQRGDVAFNIQP; from the coding sequence ATGAAAATTTTTATCATGCGTCACGGAGAAGCGGAGCATTACGCGCCCAGTGACGCAGAGCGTGAGTTAACCGACCGAGGCCGAAGCGCTTCAGTTGCGGTTGCGAAGGCTTGTGCTCAGCAAGGATTCCAGCAGTTTGATAAGGTAATCGTTAGCCCATACATTCGTGCCCAGCAAACATGGCAAGAGATTTCGACCTATTTAAGTGCTAAAAGCATCGAAACGAATGAAGATATTACGCCTTACGGCCAAGCTGAAGAGGTTGCGGATTACCTACAAGCCGTAGCCGATTTGGAAAAGCTGGATTCGGTTTTGCTGGTTTCTCATCTGCCGTTAGTAGGCTATTTGACAGCGGAGTTTGTTCCCGGGATGGTGCCACCAATGTTCCCAACTTCAGGGCTCATTTGTATCGACTATTCACTTGAAAAGCAGCGCGGTGACGTCGCTTTTAATATTCAACCGTGA